The DNA region GATATTCATCCAATAGTTGCTCGAGGAGATCTCACCGAAATCTCTCAAATCGGTTGCTTCGCATCATATCACACCTCCCACTCCACACTACAGTTTTGACTGATTAATTACACCACCTTCAGCaccattttattgctttgcTCGATCAGTTGACCTCTCCGGGTTTGATCGCAATCTATCTTTTTCCGATATATGAAAATGAGGCCAAACTCGCAGAATCCGCTGAACCTGAAATCCCTGAACCACATTTCGCTCGTGTGCCGATCGCTGGaggcgtccatggacttctaCCAGAACGTTCTTGGGTTCATCCCCATCCGGAGGCCCGGCTCCTTCGATTTCGACGGCGCTTGGTATACTTCTCAGTTCACTTCTGCCGGAACAATGTCAATGGATTGATTAACAACAATAACAGCCGGGGAAAGGATTCTGATTTTCAGATATGCTTCTGTTTCTTGATGAGCATAGGTTGTTTGGTCACGGAATCGGGATCCATCTGTTGCAGTCGGACGAGCTGGAGAAAATGCCCAAGAAGGCCACGATTGATCCCAAGGACAATCACATCTCTTTCCAGGTATCCTATTTTTTACATAAAGCCAGTCTCATATGGTATAAGAGCACGGGTTCAAGACTCTATGGACGTGTATGTGATctctcatttatttaatttcgcTTCTCCTCCACGTGTGAGGAAAGTGTTCATGAATAAAAAGTCCAATCGCTCCGTTATCTAATAATATTTGTTAAGTGTATCATATGAGTATAATGGGCAAGGTTAATTGCTAGACGTAATATTTGAGTTGATTTTCTGTATATTCAAGTTAGGATTTTGACagatttatttttgtattttatttcgGTGCTCCATGCTACAAATTGGAGTCTCTTATTGTATCTGATTCACGACATCGAACGTAGAATTCTTCTCTCACTTgtcaatattaatattttcaaatggaCGGTTTTGACCATGTTAAATTTTACGATTTCGAGGTTTTGAACCAACTGGAATTGATTCAAGCGGTTGACACTTGTTCCTTTAAATAATGCCTTTAAATGCCTCAGGTTTGACTCTTCTTTTTACCCCTTTGTGGGTGATTGTCTCGAACTGAATAGTTGAAGTCCCATTGGACTTATGGATATCGGATCCACaccaaagaaaaattttaccATTTAATTCTTTATAAGTTAGTCGATGTTTATGAATATGTATGTAGCAGTGTGAGAGCATGGGGGCTgtggagaagaagctgaagGAGATGGGGATAGATTACGTGAGGTCTATGGTGGAGGAAGGAGGGATCCACGTCTACCAGCTCTTCTTTCACGACCCAGACGGGTTCATGATCGAGATATGCAACTGCGACAACCTGCCCATGGTTCCGCTGGCTGGAGAGTTGGTCCTGTCGTG from Punica granatum isolate Tunisia-2019 chromosome 3, ASM765513v2, whole genome shotgun sequence includes:
- the LOC116199196 gene encoding uncharacterized protein LOC116199196 isoform X2, yielding MKMRPNSQNPLNLKSLNHISLVCRSLEASMDFYQNVLGFIPIRRPGSFDFDGAWLFGHGIGIHLLQSDELEKMPKKATIDPKDNHISFQCESMGAVEKKLKEMGIDYVRSMVEEGGIHVYQLFFHDPDGFMIEICNCDNLPMVPLAGELVLSCSRVNIQRMQREPPHQYHIQQHAPQQIKQPLVQQ
- the LOC116199196 gene encoding uncharacterized protein LOC116199196 isoform X1 yields the protein MKMRPNSQNPLNLKSLNHISLVCRSLEASMDFYQNVLGFIPIRRPGSFDFDGAWLFGHGIGIHLLQSDELEKMPKKATIDPKDNHISFQQCESMGAVEKKLKEMGIDYVRSMVEEGGIHVYQLFFHDPDGFMIEICNCDNLPMVPLAGELVLSCSRVNIQRMQREPPHQYHIQQHAPQQIKQPLVQQ